The genome window aacctaaCAACCATCTCAAACTAAACTTGAAACTATATGACTGCTGCAAAtcgacaaaagcatgctcatgaccgagagcacagcatttcgaaatatttttacactgcagggggtacaactttacccacaagacttgaggaccatacgacttaagtgaccacacaggtccacccaAGGGATACTCGTGTCAATATTTCCCAATAAGTCCTAACCGTTTGAATCAGGCATTGCTCGGTGCGGAGCCCACTTAGATTAACTCTCAGAGCAACCTCAAGTGACTCTTACAAACCCgtctgctcacaccgtcgatgtgcaACCTCAAATGATCGCAGCTACAAAGATATTCGAcctatcttaccattagatcgacatgtgctAAGTACAGTAAGTGCTAGAGTCAATTACAACAACGATAGGTGCTTAAGCAacacaagcggtctacggtatctggttcctctcctgacctaccccggagaactccacatcggggcaagagaaacacccctaacaccactcacatctcacctcatcctcactactcaaccaaccaacatcatcaactcaacattgttatcaatgtgTCAGTGATTAAATCCTATAGCTTGCGAACGGAGTTGAACTACCGCTCGGCTTCTACCGAAGAATCTATGTATGACTAAGTATTTCGATTAACTTTTAAACTATACCATTAACAAGTTAAATCCCGGTTACACGAAGATAGATCACCAATGACTCAAGACGGGgtgtaaatgtatcaacataggttctaccaatACAAGACCCGACGTCGACTCAACAATATGCATAACGtacataaaacatattttatcacattagataCATATGATCAAAATTAATGGAagaaacatgcttagatgcttatctTGCTGCTCAGACGGCTGTCTGATGCTATTCACACAGAATTCACAAAACATGTGTGGCTCgatgtcaccttcaaccacacccgcGTCACGCTCCGGTTCCTTGTTCATTAAAGAAAAACGTATGCAATAATGAGTATGAATAAGGTGCAACAATGTATACTATAATATgtataacaacaagctaaaagtgcaagaAATACGAAATAATAGCAAACTCTGCGATCTAAACAACTTCGAAAAGCTAACAGGAagccgaagactccgggttgaactcgaaACCTCCGGGTTGTACTCCGGACGGGGGCtctctgctaaatctaaatcgaattaacTCGAACCATTCAGGTTGAGCAGATTATCTAGGTGAGGCTCTGAGCGAGAGTGCTCAGTTAAAAGTATCGCGAATTACCTGGATCCTCCGGGTTTAACTCGAACTATCCGGGTTGAGTGGATTCGATATGCACCTCAAAATGAGCCCAGGAGTTTTGGATGGGCCGGCCCATCCAAACCTGCTTGCACGAGTGCATGAAATGGAGAAAACTCAGGGTCCTGGGCGCAAAACTGAAAACCCTATAATCCTCTCCGAAAACCTACGCCAttcttgcgccgccgccgcctcctcctccgtctgCCTCCACTCCTCCCTGCTCGCTCGTCCCTcatcggccgccgccgccctccaccGTCAAGGTCATTCTTTTCTACCACTCGTCCTCCGAGATCATCGTACCCAATCGGCGAATTTGGCATGGTTTCCTCTTGCGCGTGGTTTAGATCAGTCCACTACGATTGCCAGTCGCCGTAGAACCGATCCAGTCTCGCGAGAGATCCGTGCTCTTGTGGTTCCTCCCTTGACCTGCGGTGTTTGACTGCTTCGTTGGTTGCGCAGATGAACAAGGAGAGGCTCATGAAGATGGCGGGCGCCGTCCGCACGGGCGGGAAGGGCACCATGCGCAGGTACGTGCTGTTAACTCGCTCACGTGGCTTGACTGATGTGCTGTTCATCTATGTCGATGCCAATGGTAAAAGCTTGAGCTTTTGGttcaggaagaagaaggccgTCCACAAGACGGCGACCACGGACGACAAGAGGCTGCAGAGCACGCTCAAGAGAGTGGGGGTCAACACCATCCCTGCAATCGAGGAGGTCAACATCTTCAAGGACGATCTCGTCATTCAGTTCTTGAGTCCCAAAGGTCTCTCGTTGTTGATAGTTGCTGTTACATATAGTTGAAAATGCCTAGTATTAATTGACTTGCTTATGTGACGTTCTCTTCTCTACCGACGCAGTGCAAGCATCCATCGCGGCAAACACATGGGTGGTCAGTGGATCTCCACAGACGAAAAGTATTTCTCGTCTTTTTGCTCCATTTGATTGAACAATCATTTGCTTATGCTACTAGTTACAAAAACTTCTTAGATCGGTGGAAATTCTTCTTATGCCTTTGTTGGGAATCCAAGTACACGTTTATCATTTACACTTGCACACTTCTGCACCTCATTAGTCTGAATAAAATTGTACCCTTATCTTAATGGGTAGGATTAGGCCCAGTGCCTTTTGGATTGGCAGAGAAAATTAGTTCATTTTCCGTTGTCAGGAGTGATTGGCTTAAATCCCATCCAAACTAGCACTTGCAAATCTGGCACTAGTTCCACATTCTACATACTTATGCATCCAGTGTTGATGGTCTTAAGCAATGGATATATGCTCCTGCTTTGTAGAAAAAAGCCAACTTATGGTCAACCTCACCCCTGCCTtagaatttctctatttatcTAGCATTGTCAATATTGTTTTATCTTGTTGGCTTATGGACATTGTTTAATATTGTGTAACTTGACAGAGCTACAAGATGTTCTTCCTCAGATCATTAACCAACTGGGTATGTTACTCCCTGTGCCTTAATGACATCATCCATTAAATactctattttttatctatctgGCATTTGCTTGGTTAATTATTTCATCATTGATTTTAGCTCCCTATCTTTCAATGTTAGAATAATTCCAATGTTCAAATTCTCTTTTCCACTCTTgtattttcttgttggttacCGGCCACCAGAATGAATGTCACTGGAAATAAGTGTATCTGTTCTGTTTACTGTCTGCTAGTTGGCGATAATTTTACCTGCTTTGTAGTGGGTATGCTTGTTGACTTCCTGTTGTGCCTCCCTATTTCTGTATTAGTTTCAAACATAAAAATAATGATATCGAAAGAAGTATAAGCATTCGTTCTTGTAACCTGATTACAAAGGATATGAAAGACTAAGACCCATTTCGTTCTTACAGGTCCGGACAACATGGAGCACTTGAAGAGGATTGCTGAAGAGATGCAGAAGCAGGTAGCTGCAGCAGGTGCTGCTGCACAGGCAAAGGAAGATAATGACGATGACGTTCCAGAGCTTGTTCCTGGGGAGACTTTCGAAGAAGTAGCTCAGGAGACAAAAGCATAAGACTCCAATAGTGAAATGTTACTTGACCACGGTTATGAGCTCATGGTTTTCAGTGATGGCACTCTTTTGCACCCTCCTCTTAGGCCAGCCGCTGTTTGTATTTGCAGTTGGAAACTTCTAGTTTCTCCAAGCTTTTACCTAAGGTTATGCATGTTGAAATGCCATGGAATCCATTAAACTGCTTTTTGGTTACATTTCTGGTTAGTTCAAAACATATGAGCACCAGGTCAAGGTTTTGCTGAGTTTCTCCACTTCATCCCTATTTTTTGTGCTGACGTGTGATATTTGGTGAGGTAGCTATTTGCAAGGATACTGCAATTGTGCCTCGCCTTGTTCACTTCCCATTTCTGACATGCAGGGATCACGAGGTCATCTGAAAACTAGCAAAATAGAACTGAATTACGTTCCTTGTTGAGAATTTGAGTGGTGGCAAGATTGGAAGATCAGTATTCACAGGCTTGATCAGTTGCAAGAAAAAATGTTTCGTGTtcttaagattttttttcttaagaaaAAAAACAGTTACATGAGTTTCTCCATATCCATTTTTGGGCAATTTGCCAAAATACCAGCGGAAAGTAATTCAGTTCAAATTCACTAATATCATTGACAAGTATTTTAGTAAAATgcaaattcactaatattatttttcttcgCCGCTACCTCTTCTCCGTCACCTCCCAAGCTTCATTGTTGCCCTCTGCTGTCTTCCTCTTGCACAAGCAAGACTTCCACCTCTTTGTCAACTTGTTCCCTAGCCTTCGCCCTCCATTGCCTCCTTCCCTGGCACCAGCTACCATATTCTGCGTCGCTTTTGGCCAGGAAACAAGGAGGCTACTTGGGCAAGCTAAATTTTGGTCATacttagaaaatttgaattttgtttgatttAAGGTCAAAATTTGGTTGtatcttgaaaattttaaacGGCTAAATTTTTCTATAGCAAAGTTATGTAATATTTTGATGTCTAAAATGACTGCACTATTTTTGGATCGTCAAAATTTTAGTTTGACCTAAAATCAAACATTACTTGG of Phragmites australis chromosome 3, lpPhrAust1.1, whole genome shotgun sequence contains these proteins:
- the LOC133913789 gene encoding basic transcription factor 3-like, whose protein sequence is MNKERLMKMAGAVRTGGKGTMRRKKKAVHKTATTDDKRLQSTLKRVGVNTIPAIEEVNIFKDDLVIQFLSPKVQASIAANTWVVSGSPQTKKLQDVLPQIINQLGPDNMEHLKRIAEEMQKQVAAAGAAAQAKEDNDDDVPELVPGETFEEVAQETKA